The proteins below come from a single Crateriforma spongiae genomic window:
- a CDS encoding FAD-dependent oxidoreductase has protein sequence MRLPTLSAVCFLLFATGTAPAADLFVEAESFQDRGGWKLDTQFIQEMGSPYLLAHGLGKPVDDATTTITVPADGKYRVWVRTKDWVARWGAAPPPGKFKVRIGEDVLETTFGTQGKQWSWHDGGAVQLAKGATSLALMDQTGFDGRCDCLYLTTDLSTDPPAADQVLGPWRRQQLGLPDQPQQKGPYDLVVVGGGYAGMGAAISAARMGCKVALIQDRPVLGGNGSSEVRVWAKGNIRRGKFPRIGEIIDEFADNATKSPGTYEEFGDDLKERIVRAEPNIDLMLNHHAHDVTMNGDKIVAVAALDTRTGAEVVVEGSLFCDCTGHGWIGTWAGADLDMTSEGRMGMSNMWAWDELDQPTEFPETPWALDLNMADFPYPRDHHGQWFWESGFDKDAIGDAEAIRDWNLRAVYGAFNAMKNRDGAEDHETAILTWVAYIGGPRESRRLMGDVVLTQEDIVSKRDFIDGCVPSTWSIDLHYPKEQYAKKFPDNPFISIAEHNRAVDRNYGYPVPYRCFYSRNINNLFMAGRCISVTHEALGTVRVMKTCGMMGEVVGKAASICAAEDCLPRDVYEDHLDDLVRLMHYPGKARRETPTSDIVVPGDAMTLAGPYGPPSGLDPAKIDGIVADDGDAMLSGKWQQGQGLKGYVGYGYRYAAAGTEATATFKLAVKSSGKYELLVFSSPHKNRSTRTPVTLRNGNFKRDYHVDQSIQHPENAAIAGTVSLSEGDVVEVVLSTEDADGMVHADAVALRKVD, from the coding sequence ATGCGTTTACCCACCTTGTCGGCTGTCTGTTTCCTGTTATTTGCGACCGGCACGGCGCCGGCTGCCGACCTGTTCGTCGAAGCGGAAAGCTTCCAAGACCGTGGCGGCTGGAAGCTTGATACCCAATTCATCCAAGAAATGGGATCGCCCTATTTGTTGGCACACGGATTGGGAAAGCCGGTCGACGATGCCACCACCACTATCACCGTGCCCGCCGATGGGAAGTATCGCGTTTGGGTGCGTACCAAGGACTGGGTGGCACGTTGGGGCGCCGCACCACCACCGGGGAAGTTTAAGGTCCGCATCGGCGAAGATGTCTTGGAAACGACCTTCGGAACCCAGGGTAAACAATGGTCGTGGCATGACGGCGGCGCCGTTCAGTTGGCCAAAGGCGCGACGTCACTGGCACTGATGGATCAAACCGGTTTCGACGGTCGGTGTGACTGTCTTTATCTGACGACTGACTTGTCCACCGATCCGCCCGCAGCCGACCAAGTCTTGGGGCCATGGCGCCGCCAACAGTTGGGACTGCCCGATCAGCCACAGCAAAAAGGCCCCTATGATTTGGTCGTCGTCGGTGGCGGTTATGCGGGCATGGGCGCGGCAATCTCGGCAGCGCGAATGGGTTGCAAGGTCGCGCTGATTCAAGACCGACCGGTGTTGGGCGGCAACGGATCGAGCGAAGTTCGTGTTTGGGCAAAGGGGAACATTCGCCGTGGAAAATTCCCCAGGATCGGCGAGATCATCGACGAATTTGCCGACAACGCCACCAAGTCGCCCGGCACCTATGAAGAATTCGGCGACGACTTGAAAGAACGCATCGTCCGGGCGGAGCCTAACATCGACTTGATGCTGAATCATCACGCTCACGATGTCACGATGAACGGCGATAAAATTGTGGCGGTCGCGGCACTGGACACACGGACCGGCGCGGAAGTCGTGGTCGAAGGAAGTTTGTTCTGCGATTGCACCGGTCACGGCTGGATCGGAACTTGGGCCGGTGCGGATCTGGACATGACATCCGAGGGCCGCATGGGAATGAGCAACATGTGGGCCTGGGATGAATTGGACCAGCCGACTGAATTCCCGGAAACTCCATGGGCACTGGATTTGAACATGGCGGACTTTCCCTACCCACGTGATCACCACGGACAATGGTTTTGGGAAAGCGGTTTCGACAAGGACGCGATCGGTGACGCCGAAGCGATTCGCGACTGGAATCTGCGCGCCGTCTACGGTGCTTTCAACGCGATGAAGAATCGTGATGGTGCCGAAGACCACGAGACCGCGATTTTGACTTGGGTCGCGTACATCGGTGGTCCACGAGAGAGTCGTCGCTTGATGGGCGATGTCGTGCTGACGCAAGAAGACATCGTGTCCAAACGAGACTTCATCGACGGTTGCGTTCCCAGCACTTGGTCAATCGATCTGCATTACCCGAAAGAACAATACGCCAAAAAGTTCCCTGACAACCCATTCATCTCGATTGCCGAACACAACCGTGCCGTGGATCGAAACTATGGTTATCCGGTCCCGTATCGATGTTTCTACAGCCGTAACATCAACAACCTGTTCATGGCCGGCCGCTGCATCAGTGTGACCCACGAAGCGCTGGGGACCGTTCGCGTGATGAAGACTTGTGGCATGATGGGCGAAGTGGTTGGAAAAGCCGCTTCGATTTGTGCCGCCGAAGATTGCCTGCCGCGAGACGTGTACGAAGACCATTTGGATGATCTGGTGCGTTTGATGCACTATCCCGGTAAAGCCCGACGGGAAACGCCGACCTCGGACATCGTGGTTCCTGGTGATGCGATGACATTGGCGGGACCCTATGGACCGCCCAGTGGTTTGGACCCCGCAAAAATCGATGGCATCGTCGCCGATGATGGTGATGCGATGCTTAGCGGCAAATGGCAACAAGGCCAAGGTTTGAAGGGTTACGTCGGGTACGGTTATCGCTACGCCGCCGCCGGTACAGAGGCAACCGCGACATTCAAACTGGCCGTCAAATCGTCGGGCAAGTACGAATTGCTGGTTTTCAGCAGCCCCCACAAGAATCGTTCGACTCGCACACCGGTGACCCTGCGAAACGGCAATTTCAAACGTGATTATCACGTCGATCAAAGCATCCAGCATCCCGAAAACGCCGCCATCGCCGGTACGGTTTCGTTAAGCGAAGGTGACGTGGTCGAAGTCGTTCTTAGCACCGAAGACGCCGACGGCATGGTGCATGCCGATGCGGTAGCGCTTCGCAAGGTCGATTGA
- a CDS encoding RidA family protein, whose translation MSSNDQRLDALNLPLPPAPQAMGVYKPIVIVGDMAYLSGHAPLKEDGSMVTGRLGLNLDVEAGFAAAKLTGLAMLSTLRAELGSLNRVARLVKLLGLVRCTEGFVDQPAVINGCSELFRDVFGDDAGVAARSAIGTNALPGGIAVEIEAIFQIRQD comes from the coding sequence ATGAGCAGCAACGATCAACGATTGGATGCCTTGAATCTACCCCTTCCTCCGGCACCGCAGGCGATGGGGGTCTACAAGCCAATCGTGATCGTCGGCGACATGGCCTATCTGTCGGGGCACGCGCCGCTGAAGGAAGACGGCAGCATGGTGACCGGGCGGCTGGGTTTGAATCTGGACGTCGAAGCGGGCTTTGCGGCGGCCAAATTGACCGGACTGGCAATGTTGTCGACCCTGCGTGCCGAATTGGGTTCGCTGAATCGCGTCGCACGATTGGTGAAGCTTTTGGGGCTGGTTCGGTGCACCGAAGGCTTTGTCGATCAGCCGGCGGTGATCAACGGATGCAGCGAACTGTTCCGCGACGTTTTTGGCGATGATGCCGGTGTGGCGGCCCGCAGCGCGATCGGAACCAACGCCCTGCCCGGTGGTATTGCGGTGGAAATCGAAGCCATTTTTCAGATCCGACAAGACTGA
- a CDS encoding FMN-binding protein, with translation MRRNAMNQAASNGKRMVGAHWIRVGIVAVLAWLIPSPNPMLTTEQIGPPTIGQLPVDLPWDVATIEPKPGAAGFWSIADSEGEALGYVARTMPDAQDVVGYRGPSEAVVVIDSQRRIVSVGLLESADTVEHVQVVRNSDDFFAQFQGWTWGEIDRRKKVDAVSGATLTSLALAQGLIQRMGGEAGSLVFADPLNIDDVRDWFPDARRLTGGPATLDVIDAEGDRIGTVVRTGPLVDDVIGYQGPSEWLVRMSDGDVVEDLKLLTTFDNEPYVDWIRQEKYYWKRFTDMTASQLGQLDLEAESIEGISGATMSSIAMTQTLVDAMARYGDAEPDVAEATDPSVWHSIRFSNSDAWMIGLLLAMGLLHQFGGFRNRSLRRTWLIAVFVIVGLYAGNLLSLALLAGWSAEGIAWRLAPGLTAIAAVALLFPPVNKSNPYCNHLCPHGAIQQWVRPGSKSRRRVSVRRGVDVWLRRIPGGLLTIAYVVLLFRPRVDLSGWEPFHAYLFRIAGLGSIVFALATLAVATVIPMAYCRYGCPTGYLIDYVRRAGDGRKLAVADLVLLGLLVLAIARHWVTG, from the coding sequence GTGCGTCGCAACGCTATGAACCAAGCCGCATCAAACGGCAAGCGAATGGTCGGCGCCCATTGGATCCGCGTCGGCATCGTCGCGGTCCTGGCCTGGTTGATCCCGTCGCCAAATCCGATGCTGACGACGGAACAAATCGGTCCTCCGACGATCGGTCAGTTACCTGTCGATTTGCCTTGGGATGTCGCAACGATTGAGCCAAAGCCCGGTGCGGCTGGGTTTTGGTCCATCGCTGATTCGGAGGGCGAAGCTCTGGGCTACGTTGCGCGAACCATGCCAGACGCGCAAGACGTCGTCGGGTATCGAGGACCCAGCGAAGCGGTGGTTGTGATTGATTCGCAGCGCCGCATCGTGTCGGTTGGTCTATTGGAAAGTGCGGATACTGTCGAACACGTCCAAGTGGTGCGGAACAGCGATGATTTCTTCGCACAGTTCCAAGGTTGGACATGGGGCGAAATTGATCGCCGAAAGAAAGTCGATGCGGTGTCCGGCGCTACTTTGACGTCACTGGCACTTGCCCAAGGTCTGATCCAACGCATGGGCGGCGAAGCGGGGTCGCTGGTTTTTGCCGATCCACTGAACATCGACGATGTCCGCGACTGGTTCCCCGATGCACGGCGTTTGACCGGCGGTCCCGCGACGTTGGATGTGATCGATGCCGAAGGCGATCGCATCGGCACCGTCGTAAGGACCGGCCCTCTGGTTGACGATGTCATCGGCTATCAGGGTCCGTCGGAATGGTTGGTCCGCATGAGTGACGGTGATGTCGTCGAAGATTTGAAGCTGTTGACGACGTTCGACAACGAACCCTACGTCGACTGGATTCGACAGGAAAAGTATTACTGGAAACGTTTCACCGACATGACGGCGTCACAGTTGGGACAACTGGATTTGGAAGCCGAATCCATCGAAGGCATCTCCGGTGCAACAATGAGTAGCATTGCAATGACGCAAACGCTGGTCGACGCAATGGCACGCTACGGTGATGCGGAACCGGACGTCGCTGAAGCTACCGACCCATCGGTTTGGCATTCAATCCGGTTTTCCAACAGTGATGCTTGGATGATCGGATTGTTGCTTGCCATGGGATTGCTTCATCAATTCGGTGGGTTTCGCAACCGATCCCTTCGCCGAACATGGCTGATCGCCGTATTCGTCATTGTCGGGCTGTACGCGGGGAATCTTTTGTCGTTGGCTTTGCTGGCCGGTTGGTCGGCCGAAGGCATTGCATGGCGATTGGCACCGGGGCTGACGGCGATCGCCGCGGTCGCCCTGCTGTTTCCCCCGGTCAACAAATCCAATCCCTATTGCAATCATCTGTGCCCGCACGGGGCGATCCAACAATGGGTGCGTCCAGGATCAAAGTCACGTCGACGGGTGTCGGTCCGACGTGGTGTCGACGTTTGGTTGCGGCGGATTCCCGGCGGTTTGTTGACGATCGCCTATGTCGTGCTGCTGTTTCGTCCCAGGGTCGACCTGAGCGGCTGGGAGCCATTTCACGCCTACCTATTCCGGATCGCCGGGCTGGGTTCGATTGTTTTTGCGTTGGCAACCTTGGCGGTCGCCACGGTGATTCCCATGGCCTATTGCCGCTATGGATGCCCGACCGGCTATTTGATCGATTACGTCCGCCGCGCCGGTGACGGCCGAAAGCTGGCGGTTGCCGATCTGGTTTTGCTGGGACTCTTGGTCTTGGCCATTGCCAGACATTGGGTGACGGGC
- a CDS encoding class I SAM-dependent methyltransferase, which produces MLIPIDLPRRWDERPLPAEIRLAITAARQRIETFQDCWDRDAIEQFVAADYEAVYQTLAWVKESQPLPGNRFCEWGCGFAVVACLATELGFDSIGIETEPDLIRQGRDTLADWFDPPALGPELVAGNFLPPGTECLADDPTLPSLGHHSDSAYEILGLDLDDFAVVYSYPWPGENDYHCDVFDARATVGAIHIQFAGPHDVRVYRKSGARR; this is translated from the coding sequence ATGTTGATTCCGATTGACTTGCCCCGCCGCTGGGATGAACGTCCGTTGCCAGCGGAAATCCGGCTGGCGATTACGGCGGCTCGTCAGCGAATTGAAACCTTCCAAGACTGTTGGGACCGCGACGCGATCGAGCAGTTTGTGGCGGCCGATTACGAAGCGGTTTACCAAACATTGGCTTGGGTCAAAGAAAGCCAACCGTTGCCAGGAAACCGTTTCTGCGAATGGGGATGCGGTTTCGCGGTAGTCGCTTGCTTGGCGACCGAACTTGGTTTCGACAGCATCGGAATCGAAACCGAGCCCGACTTGATCCGACAAGGCCGGGACACGCTGGCGGATTGGTTCGACCCGCCGGCGTTGGGCCCGGAACTTGTCGCCGGGAATTTTTTGCCGCCTGGAACGGAATGCTTGGCCGACGACCCGACGCTGCCCAGCTTGGGGCATCACAGCGATTCGGCCTATGAAATACTGGGTTTGGATCTAGACGATTTTGCGGTCGTTTATTCGTATCCCTGGCCGGGTGAGAACGACTATCACTGTGACGTCTTCGACGCGCGGGCGACCGTCGGTGCGATCCATATCCAATTCGCCGGTCCGCACGATGTCCGCGTCTATCGCAAATCTGGAGCCAGGCGATAG